From a region of the Campylobacter showae genome:
- the mscL gene encoding large-conductance mechanosensitive channel protein MscL, whose product MSFIKEFKEFAMRGNVIDMAVGVVIGGAFGKIVSSLVGDVIMPIVGVLTGGVNFSDLKITLKDAVGDTAAVTVNYGSFIQTMVDFTIIAFCIFCVVKAINSLKKPKAEEPKAEEPAPVPEDIALLTEIRDLLKNK is encoded by the coding sequence ATGAGTTTCATCAAGGAATTTAAAGAATTCGCAATGCGCGGCAACGTCATCGACATGGCCGTGGGCGTCGTGATCGGCGGCGCCTTCGGTAAGATCGTTAGCTCGCTAGTGGGCGACGTGATCATGCCAATCGTAGGCGTACTAACCGGCGGGGTAAATTTTTCTGACCTAAAAATCACCCTAAAAGACGCGGTCGGCGATACGGCTGCCGTAACCGTAAACTACGGCTCGTTCATACAAACGATGGTCGATTTTACGATTATCGCGTTTTGTATTTTCTGCGTCGTTAAGGCTATAAATTCGCTCAAAAAACCAAAGGCGGAGGAGCCAAAAGCCGAGGAGCCTGCGCCGGTGCCTGAGGATATAGCGCTTCTAACCGAAATCAGAGATCTTTTAAAAAATAAATAA
- a CDS encoding Crp/Fnr family transcriptional regulator: MLEQIPFFQGLNEAELKRLEDISILKKYKKGEFLFMEGEESKWLHLLIKGSLKLYKIGPKGKEIFMHQFNGISFVAELANFENIKFPATAIFLTGGEVLKIDYDKFYAEFLSNPRVSLQIIKSLSQKLKIASELIHQELVLNSEAKVASFLVNHADLFNELKHIKIASILNITPETFSRILAKFKTQNLIELDANNKIVNIATSELSEMFEG; the protein is encoded by the coding sequence ATGCTAGAGCAAATCCCGTTTTTTCAGGGGCTAAACGAGGCCGAGCTAAAAAGGCTAGAAGATATCAGCATCCTAAAAAAATATAAAAAAGGCGAGTTTTTATTTATGGAGGGCGAGGAGTCAAAGTGGCTCCACCTCCTCATAAAAGGCTCACTCAAGCTCTATAAAATCGGCCCCAAAGGCAAAGAGATTTTTATGCATCAGTTTAACGGGATTAGCTTCGTAGCAGAGCTTGCCAACTTTGAAAATATCAAATTTCCGGCGACTGCGATATTTTTAACGGGCGGCGAGGTGCTAAAAATCGACTACGATAAATTTTACGCCGAGTTTTTATCCAACCCGCGCGTATCACTACAAATAATCAAATCGCTCTCGCAAAAGCTAAAAATCGCAAGCGAGCTGATACACCAAGAACTCGTGCTAAACTCCGAGGCCAAGGTTGCGAGCTTTCTCGTTAATCACGCCGATCTTTTTAACGAGCTAAAACACATCAAAATCGCCTCCATCCTAAACATCACTCCAGAGACGTTTTCAAGGATTTTGGCGAAATTTAAAACCCAAAATTTGATCGAACTAGACGCAAATAATAAAATCGTAAATATCGCTACAAGCGAGCTTTCGGAGATGTTTGAGGGATAA